One Candidatus Woesearchaeota archaeon DNA window includes the following coding sequences:
- a CDS encoding rRNA pseudouridine synthase, whose protein sequence is IAFYTRLFFLRFMQERVQKIIANAGFCSRRKAEELIEQGKVKVNGKKITLGDKADAFKDTITVDGKRIKSERHEYYLFHKPVRCLTTLSDPSKKKTIKEYLKGHNRLKPVGRLDYMTEGALILTSDGTFANRVAHPRYEIKKTYRVYTDKPVTEGQIKKLNTGLIVEGRKVQAHAKALTAHNNILDITIHEGRNRIIRKMMEILGVGIKQLVRIQIGPIKLANLPPGKMRKLTKEEIQYFQK, encoded by the coding sequence CATAGCCTTTTATACTCGACTTTTCTTCTTGCGTTTCATGCAAGAACGAGTCCAAAAAATAATAGCAAATGCAGGGTTTTGCAGTAGGCGAAAGGCTGAGGAGCTCATAGAACAAGGCAAAGTCAAAGTTAATGGAAAAAAAATAACCCTGGGAGATAAAGCAGATGCCTTCAAAGATACCATCACCGTTGATGGAAAGCGCATAAAATCCGAGCGTCACGAATACTACCTCTTCCACAAACCGGTACGTTGCCTCACCACACTCAGCGATCCGTCAAAAAAGAAAACAATCAAAGAATACCTCAAAGGTCATAACAGACTCAAACCAGTTGGTAGACTTGACTACATGACCGAAGGCGCACTCATCCTCACCAGCGACGGAACATTTGCAAACAGAGTAGCTCACCCACGCTACGAAATAAAAAAAACATACCGCGTCTACACTGACAAACCCGTAACAGAAGGGCAGATTAAAAAACTCAACACAGGACTCATCGTAGAAGGAAGAAAAGTACAAGCACACGCAAAAGCCCTCACCGCTCACAACAACATTCTTGACATCACCATCCACGAAGGAAGAAATCGCATCATTCGAAAAATGATGGAAATTCTAGGCGTAGGAATAAAACAACTTGTCCGCATCCAAATAGGACCTATCAAACTTGCAAACCTTCCCCCAGGAAAAATGAGAAAACTCACCAAAGAAGAAATCCAATACTTTCAAAAATAA